In the Populus trichocarpa isolate Nisqually-1 chromosome 1, P.trichocarpa_v4.1, whole genome shotgun sequence genome, one interval contains:
- the LOC18094701 gene encoding protein PHYTOCHROME-DEPENDENT LATE-FLOWERING — MGVSFKVSKTGTRFRPKPVFQSDTVPDEVSENFKESSVIGSKNESSTRKRQGDIVAGALDVLDVSSSSLSEHEVSFTLNLYPDGYSIAKPPEIKAAHQAPLQDGQKLLHPYDKASETLFSAIESGRLPGDILDDIPCKYVNGTLVCEVQDYRKCASKQGSSIPSMDGLPIVNKVRLTMSLENVVKDIPMISDNSWTYGDLMEVESRILKALQPQLCLDPTPKLDRLCNNPISTKLNLDLSSFHRKRLRQTPEVTVTSNNRIHGKNVFINRVSESSNSRFGDSGIISGNVIPQHVQENQSTQNLGPNNMLTLRARSFVPDGNVPGLTLVPQQQRYQIGISPRSMQDQGSSLINVSGASPSRQDMIVAYTNIINPGGSLHGKRENQDAQSSPLSSFNKRARLTPAGPDGIQQQQMGLHMDSLHESEMNWKNSLLQQQAMTRGIQYANSGIQKYPHQMLEGVVHPNAAATSFSAGQPGMRLGLKEEQLETEKPDVLGQGKNDRQMMEAEAGHLDTQQLQVQQRLPQHLMRSNFPQGGWNNLSQDCRKEEPHQKRKLAQSPRLSTGLAHSPLSSKSGELSSGSAGPHFGATVALGSSQREKSMATAPSLTSSANDPLQRQHQAQVAAKRRSNSLPKTPIMSNVGSPASVSNISVPLNANSPSIGTPPMADQSMLERFAKIEIVTMRHQLNCKKNKVDDYSITKPNTYSLQNLSEHLSNSANNEEFKDDSNARQLSKSLAGGNMNICKTRFMDFVLPERVLQGNAISYVTKVRNRMIMSEKPNDGTVVMHYGEADEKPVDVLSAEDYLPTLPNTHFADLLATQFCSLMTREGYLVEYHIQPRPVCINIASSSQPNVSGGPLNNSAIEVKQYNEAVSVQSLNDIKPTLGGNASINSSHNLLANSRMLPPGNPQALQISQSLVSGVSMPARLQQLDPQHSLLQQHQQHQQQQQQQQQQLQQQNQHALIQQQNSQFQRSPMVLPSNPLSDLGAIGANSNMQLGSHMVNKPSTLQLQQQLLQQQQQLQQLQQGQQQQGQQQSQQPLQQQQGPQMQQRKMMMAMGMGSMGNNMVGLGGLGNAMSIGGARGIGPGISGPMAPITGMSNASQNPINLGHTQNINALNQQLRTGHMMPAAAQMVKQRINRASVLGGAQSGIAGMSGARQMHPGSAGFSMLGQPLNRTNMNVIQRSPMGHMGPPKMMAGMNHYMQQQQLQQQQQQLQQQQQPQLQQLQQQLQPQQHQQLLLQQQQETSSLQAVVAPSQVGSPSTMGIPLLNQQTQQQPSPQQMSQRTPMSPQLSSGAIHAISSGNPEAGPASPQLSSQTLGSVGSITNSPMELQAVNKRNSVSNA, encoded by the exons ATGGGGGTCTCTTTTAAGGTCTCAAAAACTGGTACTAGGTTCCGTCCAAAGCCTGTTTTTCAATCAGATACTGTTCCTGATGAAGTCTCAGAGAATTTCAAAGAGAGCTCGGTGATTGGCTCAAAGAATGAATCCTCTACGAGAAAGCGCCAG GGTGACATTGTTGCGGGTGCTTTGGATGTGTTAGATGTCTCAAGTTCATCTCTCTCTG AGCATGAAGTTTCATTCACATTGAACCTCTATCCAGATGGATATTCTATAGCAAAACCCCCAGAG attaagGCTGCACATCAGGCTCCACTTCAAGATGGTCAGAAGTTGTTGCATCCATATGATAAGGCTTCTGAAACACTCTTTTCG GCAATTGAATCTGGCCGGTTACCTGGAGATATTCTGGATGATATTCCATGTAAATATGTTAATGGAACACTTGTGTGTGAG GTGCAAGATTATCGGAAATGTGCTTCCAAGCAGGGGTCTAGCATTCCATCTATGGATGGGCTCCCTATTGTCAATAAAGTACGCCTTACGATGTCATTGGAGAATGTAGTGAAGGATATCCCGATGATCTCTGATAATTCTTGGACGTATGGTGATTTGATG GAAGTAGAATCCCGCATATTGAAAGCATTGCAACCACAGCTTTGTCTAGATCCTACTCCCAAATTGGATAGGCTCTGTAATAACCCAATTTCGACCAAG CTCAATTTAGATCTGAGCAGTTTCCACAGAAAAAGATTAAGGCAGACACCTGAGGTTACTGTCACATCTAATAACAGAATCCATGGAAAGAACGTTTTCATCAATCGTGTGTCTGAAAGCTCTAACAGTAGGTTTGGAGATTCTGGAATCATTTCAGGAAATGTGATACCACAGCATGTCCAGGAGAACCAGTCTACTCAAAACCTTGGCCCTAACAACATGTTAACCTTAAGAGCAAGAAGCTTTGTTCCGGATGGCAATGTTCCTGGACTAACTTTGGTACCCCAGCAGCAGAGGTATCAAATTGGGATTTCCCCAAGAAGTATGCAGGATCAAGGGTCGTctctcattaatgtttcagGAGCTTCCCCTTCCAGGCAGGACATGATTGTTGCTTACACCAACATCATTAATCCTGGTGGTTCTCTTCATGGGAAAAGGGAGAACCAAGATGCCCAATCATCGCCTTTATCTAGTTTTAATAAGAGAGCAAGGCTTACACCAGCAGGTCCTGATGGAATTCAACAGCAGCAAATGGGGCTGCATATGGACAGCCTCCATGAATCCGAAATGAACTGGAAGAATTCATTACTACAGCAGCAAGCAATGACAAGAGGAATTCAGTATGCTAATTCAGGCATTCAGAAGTATCCTCACCAGATGTTAGAAGGGGTTGTGCATCCAAATGCTGCAGCAACATCATTTTCTGCAGGACAGCCAGGTATGAGACTTGGTCTCAAGGAAGAACAGTTAGAGACAGAAAAACCGGATGTGCTTGGTCAGGGTAAAAATGATAGGCAGATGATGGAAGCAGAAGCAGGCCATTTGGACACACAGCAACTACAGGTACAACAAAGATTACCACAACATCTCATGAGATCTAATTTCCCTCAGGGTGGATGGAACAATCTCAGTCAAGATTGTAGGAAGGAGGAACCACACCAAAAGAGGAAATTGGCTCAAAGTCCCCGGTTATCAACTGGGTTAGCTCATTCGCCTCTATCATCAAAATCTGGTGAATTGTCCAGTGGTTCAGCTGGACCCCATTTTGGAGCAACTGTTGCACTTGGGTCATCACAAAGGGAGAAGTCAATGGCTACTGCCCCATCTTTGACTTCCAGTGCTAATGATCCCTTGCAAAGGCAGCACCAGGCTCAGGTTGCTGCAAAACGGAGATCGAATTCCCTTCCCAAGACCCCAATAATGAGCAATGTGGGGTCTCCTGCAAGTGTTAGCAATATAAGTGTTCCATTAAATGCAAATAGTCCTTCAATTGGGACCCCACCAATGGCTGATCAAAGCATGCTTGAAAGATTTGCGAAGATTGAGATAGTGACAATGAG GCATCAACTCAACTGCAAAAAGAATAAAGTTGATGATTACTCTATCACAAAACCAAACACCTATTCACTTCAAAATCTGTCTGAACATCTCTCCAATTCAGCTAATAATGAGGAGTTCAAAGATGATAGTAATGCAAGGCAGTTATCAAAGTCTCTTGCAGGTGGCAATATGAATATCTGCAAGACGAGATTTATGGATTTCGTGCTGCCAGAACGAGTGCTTCAAG GGAATGCTATTTCTTATGTTACAAAAGTACGGAATAGAATGATTATGTCAGAGAAGCCAAATGATGGTACTGTGGTGATGCATTATGGAGAAGCAGATGAGAAGCCAGTTGATGTTCTATCTGCAGAAGATTATCTTCCCACGTTGCCCAATACT CATTTTGCGGATTTGCTTGCAACACAATTTTGTTCACTG ATGACGCGGGAAGGATATCTTGTGGAATATCATATTCAACCGAGACCTGTCTGTATTAATATTGCTTCAAGCAGTCAACCAAATGTTTCTGGAGGCCCTCTTAATAATTCTGCTATTGAGGTGAAGCAATACAATGAAGCAGTTTCAGTTCAGTCAttgaatgatataaaacctACTCTTGGTGGCAATGCGTCTATTAATTCGTCTCACAATCTACTAGCAAATTCAAGGATGCTGCCTCCTGGAAATCCTCAGGCCTTACAGATCTCCCAAAGTCTTGTGTCTGGGGTTTCAATGCCTGCAAGACTACAACAACTAGATCCACAGCATTCTCTTCTGCAGCAGCATCAACAGCAtcaacagcagcaacagcaacagcaacagcagctGCAGCAACAAAATCAACATGCCTTAATTCAACAGCAAAATTCACAGTTTCAGAGGTCACCAATGGTGCTTCCATCAAATCCACTCTCTGATTTAGGTGCAATTGGAGCAAATTCAAATATGCAGTTGGGTAGTCACATGGTAAACAAGCCTTCTACTCTTCAGCTGCAGCAGCAgctgctgcagcagcagcagcaactgcagcagctgcagcaggggcagcagcagcaggggcaGCAGCAGTCGCAGCAGCcgttgcagcagcagcaggggccACAGATGCAGCAGAGGAAAATGATGATGGCTATGGGTATGGGAAGCATGGGGAATAACATGGTTGGTCTAGGAGGTCTGGGTAATGCCATGAGCATTGGAGGTGCGAGGGGAATAGGCCCTGGAATCTCTGGACCTATGGCTCCTATAACTGGAATGAGTAATGCCAGCCAGAACCCGATAAATCTGGGCCATACTCAAAATATCAATGCATTAAATCAGCAACTTCGTACTGGACACATGATGCCTGCAGCTGCTCAGATGGTGAAACAAAGAATCAATCGAGCGAGTGTGCTAGGGGGGGCTCAGTCTGGCATAGCTGGGATGTCAGGAGCCAGGCAGATGCACCCAGGCTCTGCTGGTTTTTCCATGCTTGGCCAACCTCTGAACCGAACCAACATGAATGTAATACAACGAAGTCCAATGGGGCATATGGGTCCACCAAAGATGATGGCAGGGATGAATCACTATATGCAGCAGCAGCAAttacagcagcagcaacaacaattacagcagcagcagcagccacaATTACAACAACTGCAACAACAATTACAGCCACAGCAACATCAACAGCTGCTactgcagcagcagcaagaaACTTCATCGCTACAGGCTGTTGTTGCTCCTTCACAAGTGGGGTCACCGTCAACCATGGGAATTCCACTACTGAACCAACAAACCCAGCAGCAGCCCAGCCCACAGCAAATGAGCCAGCGAACCCCAATGAGCCCACAGTTGAGTTCAGGAGCAATCCATGCCATCAGTTCTGGTAATCCAGAGGCTGGTCCCGCCAGTCCACAGTTGAGCTCTCAAACCCTTGGTTCTGTTGGAAGCATCACAAATTCTCCAATGGAACTCCAAGCTGTGAACAAACGCAACTCTGTTAGCAATGCATGa